A genome region from Altererythrobacter aquiaggeris includes the following:
- a CDS encoding crotonase/enoyl-CoA hydratase family protein, whose protein sequence is MTEEVLTQIDDGILIITINRPEAKNAMTKAASEGIAAALDRLDAEDDLRVGILTGAGGTFCSGMDLKGFLRGESPSVEGRGFGGLTEKKPVKPLIAAVEGYALAGGLELMIACDLVVANSGSQFGIPEAKRGLAAAAGGLMVLPDLIPHKIAMELALTGDFIGAERAHQIGLINRVTDGPALDAAKELARSITANGPVAVRVSKQIIEESRSWPIAERYEKQAALLPQVFMSQDAREGSAAFAEKRKPNWTGK, encoded by the coding sequence ATGACCGAAGAAGTTCTCACCCAGATAGATGACGGCATTCTGATTATCACGATCAACCGGCCCGAGGCCAAAAACGCCATGACCAAGGCGGCATCCGAGGGAATCGCTGCGGCGCTGGACCGGCTCGATGCGGAAGACGATCTGAGGGTCGGCATCCTGACCGGCGCTGGCGGTACGTTCTGTTCGGGCATGGATCTGAAAGGTTTCCTGCGCGGTGAAAGCCCCAGTGTCGAAGGGCGCGGGTTTGGCGGGCTGACCGAAAAGAAGCCGGTCAAGCCGCTGATCGCTGCGGTCGAGGGATATGCGCTTGCCGGCGGCCTCGAACTGATGATTGCCTGCGATCTGGTTGTGGCGAACAGCGGATCGCAATTCGGCATTCCGGAGGCAAAGCGCGGACTGGCCGCTGCTGCCGGCGGACTGATGGTTTTGCCCGACCTGATCCCTCACAAAATCGCCATGGAACTGGCGTTGACGGGCGATTTCATCGGGGCGGAACGGGCGCATCAGATCGGCTTGATCAACCGCGTGACCGACGGTCCGGCGCTCGATGCCGCCAAGGAGCTTGCCCGGTCGATTACCGCCAACGGTCCGGTCGCGGTCCGTGTTTCAAAACAGATCATCGAAGAATCGCGCAGCTGGCCGATTGCAGAGCGTTACGAGAAACAGGCGGCGCTGTTGCCGCAGGTGTTCATGTCGCAGGATGCGCGTGAGGGTTCGGCTGCATTTGCTGAAAAACGCAAACCGAACTGGACGGGCAAATAG
- a CDS encoding CaiB/BaiF CoA-transferase family protein gives MAGPLSGLKIVEFAGIGPGPFCGMMLADHGAEVIRIDRPAGRASVMGPSAKDILGRSRKSVVVNLKSDEGLAAVRRICAAADGVIEGYRPGVMERLGLGPDVLLGDNPKLVYGRMTGWGQTGPYAQAAGHDINYIALAGALHHFGREGEKPTPPINLVGDFGGGGMMLAFGMVSALLNVQRGGAGQVIDCAMTDGTAILMGMIQGMHNMGVWADERGTNLLDTGAHFYDTYECADGRYISIGSIEPQFYAELRRIAGLENDQEFDAQMDKRKWPALKARLESLFKTRSCDEWCSMMEGTDVCFAPVLTLGEAPDHPHNKARGTFVDLGEGGIQPAPAPRYSATPADMPRPAGAAPGGDTDTVLRDCGLTDTDISQLRASGAVA, from the coding sequence ATGGCTGGCCCGCTTTCCGGTCTCAAAATTGTCGAATTTGCCGGTATCGGTCCGGGCCCGTTTTGCGGGATGATGCTGGCTGATCACGGTGCCGAAGTCATCCGGATCGACCGTCCGGCCGGCCGCGCCAGCGTTATGGGCCCTTCGGCAAAGGATATTCTGGGCCGGAGCCGCAAATCGGTTGTCGTCAATCTGAAGTCGGACGAAGGCCTTGCGGCTGTTCGCCGGATTTGCGCTGCCGCCGACGGCGTTATCGAAGGCTACCGGCCGGGCGTGATGGAGCGTTTGGGGCTTGGGCCGGATGTTTTGCTCGGGGATAATCCGAAGCTTGTTTATGGCCGGATGACGGGTTGGGGCCAGACCGGCCCCTATGCCCAGGCTGCGGGTCACGATATCAATTACATCGCATTGGCCGGCGCGCTTCATCATTTCGGGCGCGAGGGCGAAAAGCCGACTCCGCCGATCAATCTGGTGGGGGATTTTGGCGGCGGCGGGATGATGCTCGCTTTTGGTATGGTTTCCGCGCTGCTCAATGTGCAGCGCGGCGGCGCGGGCCAGGTGATCGATTGCGCCATGACTGACGGCACTGCCATTTTGATGGGCATGATCCAGGGGATGCACAATATGGGCGTGTGGGCCGACGAGCGGGGGACCAACCTTCTGGATACGGGCGCGCATTTTTACGACACGTACGAATGCGCTGATGGCAGGTACATCTCGATCGGATCGATTGAACCGCAGTTCTATGCCGAACTCAGACGGATCGCCGGTCTCGAAAATGACCAGGAATTCGACGCCCAGATGGACAAGCGGAAATGGCCTGCCCTGAAGGCGCGGCTGGAAAGCCTGTTCAAGACCAGAAGCTGTGACGAATGGTGCAGTATGATGGAGGGGACCGACGTCTGCTTCGCGCCAGTGCTGACGCTGGGTGAAGCGCCCGACCATCCGCATAACAAGGCGCGCGGAACATTCGTCGATCTGGGCGAGGGCGGGATCCAGCCTGCGCCCGCTCCGCGCTATTCCGCGACGCCCGCCGATATGCCGCGTCCAGCGGGTGCAGCGCCCGGCGGCGATACCGATACCGTGCTCCGCGATTGCGGCCTGACTGACACCGACATTTCGCAACTGCGCGCTTCGGGCGCGGTCGCCTGA
- a CDS encoding acyl-CoA dehydrogenase family protein, translated as MLDTSRRFAYNQDHAMFRDTVRKVFDQHMVPFLDKHEQDGIVGREAWLALGEAGMLCPTVSEENGGLGLDFGYNSIVNEEQAYIGSAAGFTLQSDITANYFERLGTDEQRAKYLPGMVSGEVITAIAMTEPGAGSDLQGIRTTAKRDGDDFIINGSKTYITNGQNADVVIVVAKTNPDEGAKGTSLLLVEAGTPGFEKGRNLDKIGQHSADTSELFFSDVRVPKENLLGGEGRGFIHLMEELPQERLSIAVGCQAGAQRAFDEAVAFTKDRKAFGKTVFQFQNTKFTLADLAADLQVGWAHLDWALLRHMKGELTTEEASAAKLWHTELQWKCVDTSLQLHGGAGYMNEYLIARLWRDARVSRIYGGTSEIMKEVISRGI; from the coding sequence ATGCTCGATACCTCTCGCCGCTTTGCCTACAATCAAGATCACGCCATGTTTCGCGACACCGTTCGCAAGGTGTTCGATCAACATATGGTCCCGTTCCTCGATAAACACGAGCAGGACGGGATTGTGGGCCGCGAGGCATGGCTGGCGCTGGGCGAGGCAGGAATGCTGTGCCCGACAGTGTCGGAGGAAAACGGCGGGCTGGGCCTCGATTTCGGTTACAATTCCATCGTCAATGAGGAGCAGGCCTACATCGGTTCTGCCGCCGGCTTCACCTTGCAAAGCGACATCACCGCCAATTATTTCGAGCGGCTGGGTACTGATGAACAGCGCGCAAAATATCTTCCCGGCATGGTGTCGGGCGAAGTCATCACCGCGATTGCCATGACAGAGCCGGGCGCCGGATCCGACCTCCAGGGAATTCGCACCACTGCCAAACGCGACGGTGACGATTTCATCATCAACGGGTCGAAAACATATATCACCAACGGCCAGAACGCCGATGTCGTGATCGTGGTTGCCAAAACCAATCCCGACGAAGGCGCAAAGGGCACGTCCTTGCTTCTGGTCGAGGCGGGTACGCCCGGATTCGAAAAGGGCCGCAATCTCGACAAGATCGGCCAGCATTCGGCCGACACGTCGGAACTGTTCTTCTCCGATGTGCGGGTGCCGAAGGAAAACCTGCTTGGCGGCGAAGGGCGCGGATTTATCCATCTGATGGAAGAATTGCCGCAGGAACGCCTGTCGATTGCGGTGGGCTGCCAGGCCGGCGCGCAGCGCGCATTCGACGAAGCGGTCGCCTTTACAAAAGACCGCAAGGCGTTTGGCAAGACGGTGTTCCAGTTCCAGAACACCAAGTTCACTCTGGCTGATCTGGCGGCTGATCTGCAGGTGGGCTGGGCGCATCTGGACTGGGCTCTGCTGCGCCATATGAAAGGCGAACTTACAACCGAGGAAGCCTCCGCCGCAAAGCTATGGCACACCGAACTGCAATGGAAATGCGTGGACACATCGCTCCAGCTGCATGGCGGCGCGGGCTATATGAACGAATATCTGATTGCCCGCCTGTGGCGCGATGCCCGCGTCAGCCGGATCTATGGCGGAACCAGCGAAATCATGAAGGAAGTGATCTCGCGCGGGATTTAA
- a CDS encoding alpha/beta hydrolase — protein sequence MELIGPTSQSYISQRSRLHFADWGNPEAPPLILLHGGRDHCRNWDWTAEALRNDWHVVCPDLRGHGDSEWTSTGYYPLMSYVYDLAQLIHQNEWAPVTIVAHSMGGNVALRYAGMFPEKVRKLVAIEGLGPSPKRQEEMDKDPFYERWGEWVDNKRNATSRTPRRYETFEDALKRMQGENSYLSNEQARHLTLHAVMRNEDGTFSWKFDPHMHVWPPDDFGPEQMHELWGRITCPTRLIYGNDSWASNPEGDGRMKHFGDNVSLTSYDRAGHWVHHDRFDDFVAELKAFL from the coding sequence ATGGAACTGATCGGACCGACATCGCAAAGCTACATCTCGCAGCGCAGCCGTTTGCACTTTGCCGACTGGGGCAATCCCGAAGCGCCGCCGCTGATCCTGCTGCATGGCGGCCGCGACCATTGCCGGAACTGGGACTGGACTGCCGAAGCATTGCGGAACGACTGGCACGTGGTCTGCCCGGACCTGCGCGGTCACGGTGATAGCGAATGGACCAGCACCGGCTATTACCCGCTGATGTCCTATGTTTACGATCTGGCGCAGTTGATCCACCAGAACGAATGGGCGCCGGTGACGATCGTGGCGCATTCGATGGGCGGCAATGTTGCGCTGCGTTATGCCGGGATGTTTCCGGAAAAAGTCCGCAAGCTGGTTGCAATCGAGGGTCTTGGCCCCTCGCCAAAGCGGCAGGAGGAAATGGACAAGGACCCGTTTTACGAACGGTGGGGCGAATGGGTGGACAACAAACGCAACGCCACCTCGCGCACGCCGCGGCGATACGAGACATTCGAAGACGCCTTGAAAAGGATGCAGGGCGAGAACAGCTATCTATCCAACGAACAGGCGCGCCACCTGACCTTGCACGCCGTGATGCGGAACGAGGATGGCACCTTCAGCTGGAAGTTCGACCCGCATATGCATGTCTGGCCGCCAGACGATTTCGGGCCGGAACAGATGCACGAATTATGGGGCCGGATCACCTGCCCTACACGCCTGATTTACGGCAATGACAGCTGGGCTTCCAATCCGGAAGGCGACGGCCGGATGAAGCATTTCGGCGATAATGTCAGCCTGACCAGTTACGACCGCGCAGGGCACTGGGTGCATCATGACCGGTTTGACGATTTCGTGGCCGAGCTGAAAGCGTTTCTGTAG
- a CDS encoding acyl-CoA dehydrogenase family protein, whose amino-acid sequence MAVIDVPEPEFMADEEISIFADAVGKFYARHAPEKRVLKWREDGQVEREFWNEAGEAGLLGSSVPEEYGGHGGDFRHEMVVIDQQGKHAVEGFAASLHNTVILPYLVRHGTQEQKKKYLPKLVSGELVSAIAMTEPGVGSDLQSITTTALKDGNGYRLNGAKTYISNGQIADFIIVAAKTDPNERAKGISLMLLETDGAEGFKRGKKLDKIGLDAQDTSELFFDDVFIPGDNILGGEPGKGFYQLMGELPQERLIIAMGGMNVIERALDETVKFTKERKAFGKTIWDFQNTQFIMADLKARGTAAKIFVNDCIAKHLEGKLDVPTACMAKYWITELQGEVVDKCLQLHGGSGYINDYPIARMYRDSRVSRIFGGSNEIMKMVIARSM is encoded by the coding sequence ATGGCTGTCATCGACGTTCCCGAACCCGAATTTATGGCTGACGAGGAAATTTCGATTTTCGCCGATGCAGTCGGTAAATTCTACGCCCGGCACGCACCTGAAAAGCGCGTGCTGAAATGGCGCGAAGACGGTCAGGTCGAACGCGAGTTCTGGAACGAGGCTGGCGAAGCGGGCCTGCTCGGCAGTTCGGTACCCGAAGAATATGGCGGCCATGGCGGCGATTTCAGACATGAAATGGTGGTGATCGACCAGCAGGGAAAACACGCCGTCGAAGGGTTTGCTGCCAGCCTGCACAACACCGTGATCCTGCCCTATCTCGTGCGCCACGGCACACAGGAACAGAAGAAGAAATATCTCCCCAAACTGGTATCGGGCGAGCTGGTGAGCGCGATCGCCATGACCGAGCCGGGTGTCGGTTCCGATCTTCAAAGCATCACCACGACCGCGCTCAAGGATGGCAACGGTTACCGTCTGAACGGTGCCAAGACCTATATATCCAACGGGCAGATCGCCGATTTCATTATTGTCGCGGCCAAAACCGACCCGAACGAACGGGCCAAGGGCATTTCACTGATGCTGCTGGAAACCGACGGCGCCGAGGGTTTCAAACGGGGCAAGAAACTCGACAAGATCGGGCTTGACGCACAGGACACTTCCGAATTGTTTTTCGATGACGTGTTCATTCCGGGCGACAATATTCTTGGCGGGGAGCCCGGCAAGGGTTTCTACCAGCTGATGGGCGAACTTCCGCAGGAACGGCTGATTATCGCCATGGGCGGGATGAACGTGATCGAGCGTGCCTTGGACGAAACGGTCAAATTCACCAAAGAGCGAAAAGCATTCGGCAAGACGATCTGGGACTTTCAGAACACCCAATTCATCATGGCCGATCTGAAAGCACGGGGCACCGCGGCCAAAATCTTCGTCAATGACTGCATTGCCAAGCATCTCGAAGGCAAGCTGGATGTTCCGACGGCTTGTATGGCGAAATACTGGATTACCGAACTGCAGGGCGAAGTCGTTGACAAATGTCTTCAGCTTCACGGCGGATCGGGCTACATCAATGATTATCCGATTGCGCGGATGTACCGTGACAGCAGGGTCAGCCGCATCTTTGGCGGATCGAACGAGATCATGAAAATGGTCATCGCCCGTTCGATGTAA
- a CDS encoding SDR family oxidoreductase, producing the protein MTDPLDFSGKTVLVVGGSSGIGNGIARNFLARGADVHITGTRAGAGDYDGVEGSDLDGLQYAQLDVTDRAALDAYAVPSDKLDVVILSQGIVLYDQREYAREGWDDVIAVNITSVMDCARRFHPALREAKGALVILNSIASYNAMVGNPAYAASKAGSASLTKTLAQAWARDGIRVNGIAPGFVETKMTTVVTKDEKRSAGALRMIPLHRYGTPDEMAGVAMFLASPMSAYVVGQTIIADGGMTL; encoded by the coding sequence ATGACCGATCCACTCGATTTCTCCGGTAAAACTGTGCTGGTTGTAGGCGGTTCAAGCGGGATCGGTAACGGCATCGCCCGCAATTTCCTTGCCCGGGGCGCCGATGTGCACATCACCGGCACGCGCGCCGGCGCTGGCGACTATGACGGTGTGGAAGGCTCCGATCTGGACGGGCTGCAATACGCGCAGCTCGATGTAACCGATCGCGCGGCGCTCGATGCCTATGCGGTTCCGTCGGACAAACTTGACGTTGTCATCCTGAGCCAGGGCATCGTGCTATATGATCAGCGCGAATATGCCCGTGAAGGCTGGGATGATGTGATCGCGGTCAATATCACATCGGTGATGGACTGCGCGCGCCGGTTTCACCCGGCATTGCGCGAGGCCAAAGGCGCTTTGGTGATCCTGAATTCCATTGCCAGCTATAATGCGATGGTCGGTAATCCGGCCTATGCTGCGTCCAAGGCAGGCTCTGCCAGCCTTACCAAGACGCTGGCGCAGGCATGGGCGCGTGACGGAATTCGCGTGAACGGTATCGCGCCGGGATTTGTCGAAACCAAAATGACCACAGTCGTCACCAAGGATGAAAAACGCAGCGCCGGCGCGCTGCGGATGATCCCGCTTCACCGCTATGGCACGCCCGACGAAATGGCCGGTGTCGCCATGTTCCTGGCCTCGCCCATGTCCGCTTATGTGGTTGGTCAGACAATCATCGCCGATGGCGGGATGACTCTCTAG
- a CDS encoding chemotaxis protein CheA, translating into MDELLQEFIAETREMLEAMQGELVTWEADPADRERLDTIFRFVHTVKGNCGFFDLPRIEALAHAAESTLADLRAEKRAPDELLVSAILAIIDRIVAMVDAIDAGEEFPESGDEVLIRMLGAENGHSIDFTEPDTGKQAVAGLGEPSRNAVKLARSIRLPVALLDRVMAGMSDMVLVRNELSRSIRDTGGDRAASAIFERLSGIVDDVREGVSRMRMQRLEYLFATFPRIVRDLSSELGKRVHIETEGGDVELDREMIELLRDPLMHMLRNAIDHGIERSAERREAGKNEAGVIRISARQSGNSIAISIIDDGRGIDTRRLADKAVAEGIITAAERAALSAEDCIALIFQPGLSTAAKVTAVSGRGVGMDVVRENVEGFGGRIKVVSDAGKGTSQTIILPATLSIVPALTVKVGGQNFGVPRSCVEEIVSGGSSALEFDKGGDTQLVRFRGEHLRCVSLAKLFGLDANHDPCSGAVLIIRLTTGELFGLAVEHVIDHQELVIKKLPPAISGTELYTGSSLLDDGSLVLMLFIAGIARREGLVNDIGTQARKSITAQRSEGIEKQETRALLVVGLDGQRLIVRMDQVCRIEAVESSAIRMSEDSARVVIDGKIYPLAGHLSSLPRSGDIDLLRLSDETHHVAYAIRSVIDTVKITNAIVADKTKSEIEGVTLLDGEAIEVLDCHWLFSRYDDFDFGQATKTCQLDDSDPWTRSILRPLVEAAGYTIVPLGAEHSADVAIVSGENGATPDQAGRVITLTSDPAAATNNGGMIYRYDHEGLLASLVASKRKAS; encoded by the coding sequence ATGGACGAATTGCTTCAGGAATTTATTGCGGAAACGCGCGAGATGCTCGAAGCGATGCAAGGCGAACTGGTCACCTGGGAAGCTGATCCGGCGGACCGCGAGCGCCTCGACACCATTTTCCGCTTCGTTCACACGGTAAAGGGCAATTGCGGGTTCTTCGATCTGCCCCGCATCGAGGCGCTGGCTCATGCGGCAGAAAGTACCCTTGCCGATCTGCGTGCGGAAAAGCGAGCGCCTGACGAACTTCTGGTCAGTGCCATTTTGGCGATAATCGACCGCATCGTGGCCATGGTGGATGCTATCGACGCAGGCGAAGAATTTCCCGAAAGCGGTGACGAAGTCCTGATCCGTATGCTCGGCGCCGAGAACGGGCATAGCATCGATTTTACAGAGCCCGATACCGGAAAGCAGGCAGTAGCCGGCTTGGGCGAACCGTCCAGGAACGCGGTTAAACTGGCCCGTTCCATACGCTTGCCAGTTGCGTTGCTGGACCGGGTCATGGCGGGCATGTCAGACATGGTTCTTGTGCGTAACGAGCTTTCGCGCAGTATCCGTGATACTGGCGGTGACCGGGCGGCAAGCGCGATATTCGAGCGGCTATCCGGCATTGTCGATGACGTTCGCGAAGGTGTTTCGCGCATGCGGATGCAGCGCCTGGAATATCTGTTCGCAACGTTCCCGCGCATTGTCCGCGATCTTTCGTCGGAGCTCGGAAAGCGGGTCCATATCGAGACCGAGGGCGGCGACGTCGAACTCGATCGCGAAATGATCGAGCTGCTGCGCGATCCCCTGATGCATATGTTGCGCAACGCAATCGATCACGGGATCGAAAGGTCGGCAGAGCGACGTGAAGCGGGCAAGAACGAGGCCGGCGTTATCCGGATTTCCGCGCGGCAATCGGGCAACAGCATTGCTATTTCGATCATTGATGACGGCAGGGGGATCGATACCAGGCGACTGGCGGACAAAGCAGTCGCGGAGGGAATAATCACAGCGGCTGAACGCGCCGCCCTGTCCGCAGAAGATTGCATCGCGCTTATATTCCAGCCCGGTCTTTCTACCGCAGCGAAAGTGACTGCGGTGTCCGGGCGAGGCGTCGGGATGGATGTCGTGCGCGAGAATGTCGAAGGCTTCGGCGGGCGTATCAAAGTCGTCAGCGATGCGGGCAAAGGCACCAGCCAGACGATCATCCTGCCTGCCACGCTCAGCATTGTTCCGGCATTGACTGTCAAAGTCGGCGGGCAGAATTTCGGCGTCCCGCGCTCCTGTGTCGAAGAAATCGTCAGCGGCGGATCCAGCGCGCTGGAATTTGACAAGGGCGGCGATACGCAGCTGGTCAGATTTCGCGGCGAGCATTTGCGCTGTGTCTCGCTGGCGAAACTATTCGGTCTTGATGCCAATCATGACCCGTGCAGCGGCGCGGTGCTGATAATCAGGCTGACCACGGGCGAATTGTTCGGTCTGGCTGTCGAACACGTTATCGACCATCAGGAACTGGTCATCAAGAAACTGCCGCCAGCAATTTCCGGAACCGAACTTTACACCGGCAGCAGTTTGCTGGACGATGGCAGCCTGGTTCTCATGCTGTTCATAGCCGGGATCGCCCGCCGCGAAGGGCTGGTGAATGATATAGGCACACAGGCCCGCAAATCCATCACGGCACAGCGAAGCGAAGGAATCGAAAAACAGGAAACCCGCGCCTTGCTGGTCGTCGGCCTGGACGGACAGCGTCTGATCGTGCGGATGGACCAGGTTTGCCGTATCGAGGCGGTCGAAAGCTCGGCGATCCGGATGTCCGAAGATAGCGCGCGGGTTGTGATCGACGGAAAGATCTACCCGCTGGCGGGGCATTTGTCATCGCTCCCGCGATCCGGTGACATCGATTTGCTCAGGCTGAGCGATGAAACGCATCATGTCGCCTATGCCATCAGGTCGGTTATCGACACGGTCAAAATCACGAATGCAATTGTCGCCGATAAAACCAAAAGCGAGATCGAGGGCGTTACATTGCTGGACGGCGAAGCGATCGAAGTGCTCGACTGCCATTGGCTGTTTTCGCGGTATGACGATTTCGATTTCGGGCAGGCAACCAAAACCTGCCAGCTGGATGATAGCGACCCGTGGACCCGCTCGATCCTTCGGCCACTCGTCGAAGCGGCGGGTTACACGATTGTGCCATTGGGCGCCGAACACAGTGCCGATGTCGCCATCGTATCAGGGGAAAACGGGGCCACGCCCGATCAGGCTGGCCGGGTCATTACGCTGACAAGCGACCCTGCCGCCGCGACCAATAATGGCGGGATGATTTATCGCTACGATCACGAGGGGCTGTTGGCTTCGCTGGTCGCCAGCAAAAGGAAAGCGTCATGA
- a CDS encoding chemotaxis protein CheW has translation MNRQVLLVQLAGQRVAFPAIDVDSVVDLETIMPVPGVPPHILGLSTLRSRAVTVIDCAQLLGRERGRLHESRRAAVCAVGGHDYALLVDAVEDVCVTVTQPSPIPGGAGAHWSEISAGLVETKAGSAMLVDPKAFVSVPGEDPAGEFH, from the coding sequence ATGAACAGGCAGGTCTTGCTGGTACAACTTGCGGGGCAGCGCGTTGCGTTCCCCGCGATCGATGTGGATTCGGTGGTCGATCTGGAGACAATCATGCCGGTGCCCGGCGTTCCGCCTCATATTCTCGGGCTGTCGACCTTGCGCAGCCGGGCCGTGACGGTGATCGATTGCGCCCAGCTGCTGGGGCGCGAGCGCGGGAGGCTTCACGAAAGCCGGCGCGCGGCTGTGTGCGCGGTTGGCGGGCATGATTACGCCTTGCTGGTGGATGCTGTGGAAGATGTGTGCGTCACGGTTACGCAGCCTTCCCCGATTCCGGGCGGCGCGGGCGCACACTGGTCCGAAATTTCCGCCGGGCTGGTGGAGACGAAAGCGGGTTCTGCAATGCTGGTCGATCCCAAGGCGTTCGTATCGGTGCCCGGCGAAGACCCGGCGGGGGAGTTCCATTAA
- a CDS encoding response regulator: MKKACLIVDDSKVIRKVSRHILESLGFDVYEAENGQIGLDKCSEKSYDLILLDWNMPVMTGIEFIKALRARPDGAAPKIVFCTTENDISHIRQAMNEGADEYVMKPFDQQTLQIKLQLIGFD; this comes from the coding sequence ATGAAAAAAGCTTGCCTGATCGTCGATGATTCAAAAGTGATCCGCAAGGTTTCACGGCACATACTGGAATCGCTTGGCTTCGATGTATACGAAGCCGAAAACGGCCAGATAGGCTTGGATAAATGCAGTGAAAAATCTTACGATCTGATCCTGCTCGATTGGAATATGCCCGTGATGACGGGTATCGAATTCATCAAGGCGCTGCGAGCCCGCCCCGATGGAGCAGCGCCTAAAATTGTCTTTTGCACCACGGAAAACGACATCAGCCATATCCGTCAGGCGATGAACGAGGGTGCCGACGAATATGTCATGAAACCCTTCGACCAGCAAACGCTGCAGATCAAATTGCAACTCATCGGATTTGATTGA
- the cheB gene encoding chemotaxis-specific protein-glutamate methyltransferase CheB: MSGYDTSPRAARNCGDSAGPDRPASANKAIRIMVVDDSLVARTVLCKVVEATEDFVLCATANTAEEALSKLADIRVDVILLDLEMPGIGGLAALPAILEAAQGAQVMVVSSLTSVGAEATVEALSIGAADTILKPRPGEFSSEYRSELADRIRDIGNTRGRPDRARTGAPAASVRLRNTAAKPARVIAIGASTGGIHSMCQVLGKLPKDFDLPILVTQHLPAAFSPVFARQLEIASGFTAIIAQTGSPLIAGEILIAPGAGHLVVELSGGVPVARITRDKVANNCCPSVDPMLESLAGVYDGAVLAVILSGMGRDGEIGARAIVDRGGMILAQSPETCAVWGMPRAVAEAGLASAILPPEGLGARIANCKRGAAWQ, from the coding sequence ATGAGCGGGTACGATACCTCGCCGCGGGCTGCGCGGAACTGCGGAGATTCCGCCGGGCCGGACAGACCGGCCAGCGCGAACAAAGCCATCAGGATCATGGTGGTTGACGATTCGCTCGTCGCGCGCACAGTGCTGTGCAAAGTGGTCGAGGCGACCGAAGATTTTGTCCTTTGCGCCACAGCCAACACGGCTGAAGAGGCGCTTTCCAAGCTGGCGGATATTCGTGTCGACGTAATTCTGCTTGATCTCGAAATGCCTGGCATCGGCGGACTGGCAGCGCTGCCCGCAATTCTGGAGGCAGCCCAAGGCGCGCAAGTGATGGTGGTATCGTCGCTCACCAGCGTTGGCGCAGAAGCAACCGTGGAAGCCTTGTCGATTGGTGCGGCGGATACGATTCTCAAACCGCGCCCCGGCGAATTTTCGTCCGAATATCGCAGTGAACTTGCCGACCGGATCCGTGATATCGGAAACACCCGGGGCAGGCCTGACAGGGCGCGCACCGGCGCACCTGCGGCATCGGTCCGCTTACGCAATACCGCCGCCAAGCCCGCCCGCGTCATCGCCATCGGCGCGTCGACCGGCGGGATCCATTCAATGTGTCAGGTGCTTGGCAAACTGCCGAAAGACTTCGATCTGCCAATTCTGGTGACGCAGCATCTTCCGGCCGCCTTCTCGCCTGTGTTCGCCCGCCAGCTCGAAATTGCCTCGGGGTTCACGGCTATAATCGCCCAAACCGGCTCGCCGCTGATTGCAGGCGAAATCCTGATCGCGCCGGGCGCTGGCCATTTGGTGGTCGAACTGTCGGGGGGTGTGCCCGTAGCCCGTATCACCCGCGACAAGGTGGCTAATAATTGCTGTCCGTCGGTCGATCCCATGCTGGAATCGCTGGCCGGTGTTTATGACGGCGCCGTGCTTGCCGTGATCCTGTCGGGAATGGGACGTGACGGCGAGATCGGAGCCCGTGCAATTGTGGACCGCGGCGGAATGATTTTGGCGCAAAGCCCGGAAACTTGTGCTGTTTGGGGGATGCCCCGCGCGGTGGCCGAAGCAGGCCTGGCATCAGCAATATTACCGCCAGAAGGATTGGGTGCCCGTATCGCAAACTGCAAAAGGGGTGCGGCATGGCAATAA